A genomic region of Alicyclobacillus sp. SO9 contains the following coding sequences:
- a CDS encoding nitrogen regulation protein NR(II) — protein MAEAGHLDDSICWDWARSLNWGVIFIHSDLTVRIENQLGASLLDTGFEEDMVVPLADCLPSHSDEYRVLQDMVYAQREFRDLFLLWQTNGRVRHVLLDSYRIRREDGTVAGMRVIAKDLGNFISLEKRLQQTNRLLTTSKVAAGIAHEIRNPLTTIKGFVQVLDQVISNLPAQMQSSERNYVDTILSEVERVEYIVTDLLMLANPRRLEKTECSIKDLLVELEPVISERTLSQNIQFEYSAEDLPLLELDKEMMKHAMLNLIDNAIEAMADETHGDAAAGILKIHAQRVDDLIRIDISDSGPGIPYYETDKIFDAFFTTKDGGIGLGLPICQRIVSDHDGEIRVSSKGYGTTFSVFLPLSASKAAHLSSRSG, from the coding sequence ATGGCTGAGGCAGGACACCTAGATGACAGCATTTGTTGGGATTGGGCACGCTCTCTGAACTGGGGTGTTATCTTCATACACAGTGACTTAACCGTTCGAATTGAGAATCAGCTCGGTGCATCCTTGCTGGATACAGGATTTGAGGAAGACATGGTTGTACCCTTGGCTGACTGCCTTCCGTCCCATTCTGATGAATACCGCGTGCTTCAGGATATGGTCTATGCACAGAGAGAGTTTCGAGACTTGTTTTTGCTCTGGCAAACTAACGGACGAGTCCGGCATGTACTGCTCGATTCCTATCGCATTCGCCGTGAAGACGGGACTGTGGCCGGCATGCGGGTGATTGCCAAGGACTTAGGTAATTTTATATCCCTTGAAAAGCGCTTGCAGCAGACGAACCGGCTCTTGACGACGAGCAAAGTAGCCGCTGGCATCGCACATGAAATCCGTAATCCGTTAACGACTATTAAAGGTTTTGTGCAGGTGCTCGACCAGGTGATTTCCAATCTTCCTGCCCAGATGCAGTCATCCGAACGGAATTATGTCGATACCATTCTTTCCGAAGTGGAACGCGTTGAATACATTGTTACTGACTTGCTCATGCTGGCCAATCCCAGACGACTTGAAAAGACCGAGTGCAGCATCAAAGACCTGCTTGTGGAACTTGAACCGGTCATATCAGAGAGGACTCTGTCTCAGAATATACAATTCGAATACAGCGCTGAGGACCTGCCTCTGCTTGAATTAGATAAGGAAATGATGAAACATGCCATGCTGAACCTGATTGACAATGCGATTGAAGCCATGGCAGATGAAACACACGGAGATGCCGCTGCCGGCATCCTGAAAATTCACGCGCAGCGAGTGGACGATTTGATACGAATCGATATTTCTGATTCTGGTCCAGGCATTCCCTACTATGAAACGGATAAAATTTTTGATGCATTTTTCACAACCAAGGACGGCGGCATTGGCTTGGGACTGCCGATTTGTCAGCGCATTGTCTCCGATCACGATGGTGAAATTCGCGTCTCGTCAAAGGGCTACGGCACTACCTTTTCTGTCTTTTTGCCTCTTTCTGCCTCTAAGGCGGCACATTTGTCCAGTAGAAGCGGTTGA
- the dnaX gene encoding DNA polymerase III subunit gamma/tau: MTGFMRLFEKLPSFRTRTLCVLVKEGSALSYQALYRMWRPQTFRDLIGQPHVKQTLVNALQRGQVAHAYLFAGPRGTGKTSAAKILAKAVNCLNPLEGEPCNECEACTAVQNGTGMDVEEIDAASNRGVDEIRQLREKVQYAPTGLTRKVYIVDEVHMLTTEAFNALLKTLEEPPNHTLFVLATTEPHKIPGTIISRCQRFDFRRIAPELMVERLETVCSTEGWTRSEEALWKIAQAADGGLRDALGLLEQTSAFGGGDISSENAAHVMGGVESVLLVQLLQAMWQRDMAKVLNLLGDWYERGKDATRIVHDLLQILRDLVIIKMSPSDSLPGHLRLSSLQDAAQQLSVPWLMQGVKKLGETYTGLRYVDDPRLALEAALLALVPRDEDTEERLHSAHQASGVKSESGVTVPGKAADKASASTRSDANDSREPDEPAGATGPSGRQGREAALAPEPSATTLAKPAAKKNGRTSESRKQEVLRKLATEADNEVLERVQSEWQQILQRVKDERIQTHAWLMNGQPVLATKNAVVVVFSSRFHRDAVMKPDERTVIEQAFAQAAGISLQMLALLKEDWEKFQTPTEPEPSAALATESDLAEKAVRVFGKDLVEIIDGE, encoded by the coding sequence ATGACAGGTTTTATGAGGCTGTTCGAAAAGCTACCGTCTTTTCGGACACGTACCTTATGTGTCCTCGTGAAGGAGGGGTCCGCCCTGTCATATCAAGCTCTTTATCGAATGTGGCGGCCGCAGACGTTCCGTGACCTTATTGGTCAACCCCATGTTAAACAAACACTGGTTAACGCACTGCAGCGCGGGCAGGTTGCCCATGCCTATCTATTTGCCGGACCGCGGGGTACCGGGAAAACCAGTGCGGCTAAAATTCTTGCGAAAGCCGTGAATTGTTTAAATCCCCTGGAAGGCGAGCCGTGCAATGAGTGTGAAGCCTGTACAGCCGTTCAAAACGGGACTGGGATGGATGTAGAGGAAATTGATGCGGCCTCCAATCGCGGCGTAGATGAAATCAGACAGCTTCGTGAAAAAGTGCAGTATGCGCCCACTGGGCTGACGCGCAAAGTGTACATCGTTGATGAGGTTCATATGTTGACCACGGAAGCGTTTAATGCGCTCCTGAAGACGCTGGAAGAACCCCCCAACCACACCCTGTTTGTTCTCGCAACGACTGAGCCTCACAAAATCCCAGGGACTATCATTTCTCGCTGTCAGCGGTTTGATTTTCGTCGGATTGCACCAGAACTCATGGTGGAACGACTGGAGACTGTGTGTAGTACTGAAGGCTGGACGCGCAGCGAAGAAGCCCTGTGGAAAATTGCTCAGGCAGCAGACGGCGGGTTGCGTGATGCTCTTGGACTGTTGGAGCAGACGTCCGCGTTTGGCGGGGGAGACATCAGCAGTGAGAATGCAGCGCACGTAATGGGAGGGGTTGAGTCCGTTCTGTTAGTGCAATTGCTGCAAGCCATGTGGCAACGTGACATGGCTAAGGTGTTGAATTTGCTTGGGGACTGGTATGAAAGGGGCAAGGACGCTACAAGAATCGTGCATGATCTGCTGCAGATTCTACGCGATTTGGTCATCATCAAAATGTCTCCTTCGGATAGTCTGCCAGGTCATCTTCGACTGTCTTCGCTGCAGGACGCAGCGCAGCAACTGAGCGTTCCGTGGTTAATGCAAGGCGTCAAGAAACTTGGGGAGACATACACCGGTCTGCGGTATGTAGATGACCCCAGGCTTGCTTTGGAGGCTGCCTTACTGGCATTGGTACCACGAGATGAAGATACTGAGGAGCGTCTCCATTCGGCACATCAGGCAAGCGGAGTAAAGTCCGAATCAGGCGTTACGGTACCAGGTAAAGCTGCAGACAAGGCGTCAGCGAGTACGCGCTCAGATGCCAATGATTCGCGGGAACCGGATGAACCCGCAGGGGCCACAGGGCCGTCTGGACGTCAAGGCCGCGAGGCAGCACTTGCACCAGAGCCGAGCGCGACAACGTTGGCGAAGCCCGCTGCGAAAAAGAATGGACGCACTTCCGAATCAAGGAAGCAGGAAGTTCTGAGAAAACTTGCAACTGAAGCAGACAACGAGGTACTCGAACGAGTACAATCAGAGTGGCAGCAAATTCTCCAACGGGTAAAAGATGAGCGAATTCAAACCCATGCCTGGCTGATGAACGGACAGCCTGTTTTAGCCACAAAAAATGCAGTTGTGGTTGTGTTTAGCAGCCGGTTTCACCGTGATGCAGTCATGAAACCAGACGAGCGTACGGTCATCGAACAGGCCTTTGCCCAAGCAGCGGGCATTTCACTTCAAATGCTTGCCCTGTTAAAAGAGGACTGGGAAAAATTTCAGACACCGACAGAGCCTGAACCAAGTGCTGCTTTGGCTACAGAGTCAGACCTTGCTGAGAAAGCGGTTCGGGTTTTCGGGAAAGACTTGGTTGAAATTATTGACGGAGAGTGA
- a CDS encoding YbaB/EbfC family nucleoid-associated protein, protein MKNMNQIMKQAKKMQEDIARAQAELAEKTVEGTAGGGAVKTTMTGDKKLIGVSISKEVVDPEDIEMLQDLIVASFQDAMNQVDEMTSTELGKYTKGMNMPGLF, encoded by the coding sequence ATGAAAAACATGAATCAAATTATGAAGCAAGCCAAGAAAATGCAGGAGGATATTGCACGAGCTCAAGCCGAATTGGCGGAGAAGACTGTCGAAGGTACAGCCGGCGGCGGTGCTGTAAAAACTACTATGACGGGTGACAAGAAACTTATTGGTGTATCTATCAGTAAGGAAGTTGTCGATCCGGAAGACATCGAGATGCTCCAAGATTTAATTGTAGCTTCCTTTCAAGATGCCATGAATCAGGTTGATGAGATGACCAGCACAGAACTTGGAAAATACACCAAGGGCATGAACATGCCGGGCTTGTTCTAA
- the recR gene encoding recombination mediator RecR has product MGYPEPISRLIEQFMKLPSIGPKTASRLAYHVLKMEKSSVDEFATALHDVKTQLVECSICCNITDIDPCPICADRSRLDSALCVVQESRDVAAMERTHEYSGKYHVLHGSISPMEGIGPNDIRIRELVQRVADTEVEEIIIATNPNVEGEATAMYISKLLKPFSIRISRLAHGLPVGGDLEYADEVTLAKALEGRRNL; this is encoded by the coding sequence ATGGGATATCCGGAGCCGATATCCAGGCTCATAGAGCAGTTTATGAAGCTTCCAAGTATTGGTCCGAAAACGGCTTCCCGCCTGGCATATCACGTGTTAAAGATGGAAAAATCCAGTGTGGACGAGTTTGCCACTGCACTTCACGACGTCAAGACCCAATTGGTGGAGTGCAGTATTTGTTGCAATATTACTGACATTGACCCATGTCCTATTTGTGCTGATAGAAGCAGATTGGACAGTGCTTTGTGTGTCGTACAGGAGAGCCGTGACGTGGCCGCAATGGAGCGAACGCACGAGTATTCTGGAAAATATCACGTGTTGCACGGTTCGATTTCTCCGATGGAAGGAATCGGGCCGAACGATATTAGAATTCGTGAACTGGTGCAAAGAGTAGCAGACACGGAAGTCGAAGAAATCATTATTGCGACCAATCCCAATGTTGAGGGAGAGGCAACGGCAATGTACATCTCGAAGTTGCTGAAACCGTTCTCTATTCGCATTTCGAGGTTGGCTCACGGGCTGCCTGTCGGAGGAGATTTGGAGTATGCAGATGAAGTGACGCTGGCCAAGGCTCTGGAAGGACGCCGAAATCTATAA
- a CDS encoding DUF2508 family protein, with amino-acid sequence MGETRNDGLQPLLSRLTESKHAIECARMQFNEATDPNAIDEIIYRWIAEEKRFQTLIRTAREQHITIEGLRWYWHQTDPYAPSNL; translated from the coding sequence TTGGGAGAAACCAGGAACGATGGACTGCAGCCTTTGTTGTCGCGGTTGACGGAATCCAAACACGCTATTGAATGCGCGCGGATGCAATTCAATGAAGCAACAGACCCCAATGCGATTGACGAGATTATCTACAGATGGATTGCTGAAGAGAAACGATTTCAAACACTCATTAGGACGGCACGAGAACAGCACATTACGATTGAGGGACTAAGATGGTATTGGCATCAAACGGATCCCTACGCGCCCTCCAATCTGTAA
- a CDS encoding pro-sigmaK processing inhibitor BofA family protein: MKIPADVSVYVWIGLGLIGLFLLAQLMRHPKQILLRLFRTAVMGCLFVIAVDWIGQYFHYHLPFNPLTALTAGLLGIPGVLALIALQLWIFP, encoded by the coding sequence GTGAAGATTCCTGCAGACGTATCTGTGTATGTTTGGATTGGACTCGGCTTAATAGGATTATTTCTACTGGCACAACTCATGCGGCATCCGAAGCAAATTCTGCTGAGGCTCTTCAGGACTGCTGTGATGGGCTGTCTATTTGTTATCGCTGTGGATTGGATTGGTCAATACTTTCACTACCATTTACCGTTTAATCCGCTGACTGCTCTTACCGCTGGTTTGCTGGGGATCCCTGGAGTCCTAGCGCTGATAGCACTCCAACTGTGGATTTTCCCCTAA
- a CDS encoding oligosaccharide flippase family protein, with protein MTTGLSLFHPSRHLISCCMCYNAVAFFNREVCATHKPSLTRGATAMVASMFITKVLGLVYVIPLTYLIHKDGLGLYSSAYALYSLLLTVSIAGFPTAMARTISERLALNRYGDVEQLFRLTSRLMIGLGAVSFLLMWFGAPLYSRLIGLKASGASLQSVTLSVRAVAPSLLIIPVMSSLRGYLQGFQRMEPSGLSQAVEQLFRVVAIVLGAYLVVKVFAPGNIAVGAAAATFGSFVGGAAALWLLILAVQKLKKDLGNRRFATPTESSSKAIKTLWKYAVPVSMGALVLPVSIQVDALTIPNLLSVLKHLSWSNALGQYGIYSRQAVQLVSIPMAFVVAIGSSIMPAIAHAQTRRDLKTINHQMRRTLRTAFFLLFPIAAVLLLLAKPIDMALFDQQSGVNAIASVSVMSIFSGFEMITTYMLQGVGKMYRPVRNMFIGLAVKLVFNFILIGPLGIVGAAMASTLGYLVSSTLNIMAVKKYAELQFSVWNQVLPSLVATVLTGILTEVLYAFSLVLWHPVTNAHAMIWAWIQLLFILFLSGLFYLFISMRSHAVTAAELKSLPGVGTRLARLAERIQPHQF; from the coding sequence ATGACAACAGGCTTGTCGCTGTTTCATCCTTCTCGTCACCTGATTTCATGCTGCATGTGCTATAATGCAGTTGCTTTTTTTAATCGGGAGGTGTGTGCTACGCACAAACCCAGTCTGACCCGCGGCGCAACCGCGATGGTAGCGTCCATGTTTATTACAAAGGTACTCGGCCTCGTTTACGTCATACCTTTGACATATTTGATACATAAAGACGGCTTAGGATTGTACTCCAGCGCTTACGCACTGTATTCGTTGCTGTTGACCGTGTCGATTGCAGGATTCCCCACGGCAATGGCGCGCACTATTTCAGAACGGCTTGCACTCAATCGGTACGGAGATGTCGAACAGTTGTTCCGGCTCACATCTCGGCTGATGATAGGCCTCGGCGCAGTTAGCTTTTTGCTGATGTGGTTTGGAGCTCCTCTGTACAGCAGGCTGATTGGCTTAAAGGCGTCCGGCGCATCCTTACAGTCTGTGACGCTGTCGGTGCGGGCGGTGGCGCCGAGTCTGTTGATTATTCCTGTCATGAGTTCGTTGCGAGGCTATTTGCAAGGATTTCAGCGGATGGAGCCGTCAGGACTGTCTCAGGCCGTTGAGCAGTTGTTTCGCGTGGTGGCTATCGTTCTTGGTGCCTATCTGGTAGTGAAGGTATTTGCCCCTGGAAATATCGCAGTTGGCGCAGCTGCTGCGACGTTCGGAAGCTTCGTTGGTGGAGCCGCAGCACTATGGCTGCTGATTCTGGCTGTGCAGAAATTAAAAAAGGACCTCGGCAACAGAAGGTTTGCAACACCCACCGAGTCCTCGTCCAAGGCCATCAAGACACTCTGGAAATATGCTGTGCCGGTCTCCATGGGTGCTCTGGTCCTGCCTGTTTCAATCCAAGTAGACGCATTGACCATCCCCAACCTCCTGTCGGTATTGAAGCACCTCAGTTGGTCCAATGCTTTGGGACAGTACGGAATTTATTCTCGACAAGCGGTGCAACTGGTGAGCATTCCAATGGCATTTGTGGTCGCTATCGGATCTTCCATTATGCCGGCCATCGCGCACGCCCAGACCCGCAGAGACCTGAAAACAATCAACCATCAGATGCGCCGGACGCTTCGTACAGCATTTTTTCTCCTGTTTCCCATTGCTGCGGTCCTGCTGCTTTTAGCAAAACCGATTGATATGGCACTGTTTGACCAGCAGAGCGGCGTAAATGCCATTGCCAGTGTATCGGTCATGAGCATCTTCAGCGGATTTGAAATGATAACCACCTATATGCTCCAAGGCGTTGGGAAAATGTACAGACCCGTACGCAACATGTTTATCGGCCTGGCTGTAAAGCTGGTTTTCAATTTTATCCTCATTGGGCCGTTGGGCATTGTCGGGGCAGCCATGGCGTCAACACTGGGTTATCTGGTATCATCAACCCTCAACATCATGGCAGTGAAGAAGTATGCAGAACTGCAGTTCTCTGTTTGGAACCAAGTCTTGCCGTCACTGGTTGCGACTGTGCTGACGGGAATTTTGACAGAAGTGCTGTATGCGTTCTCTCTCGTACTGTGGCACCCTGTGACAAATGCTCATGCAATGATATGGGCTTGGATTCAGTTGTTGTTCATTCTGTTCCTGAGTGGTCTTTTCTACCTCTTCATTAGCATGCGCTCACACGCGGTGACAGCGGCAGAACTGAAATCACTGCCTGGGGTAGGCACGAGGCTGGCACGTCTGGCAGAACGCATCCAACCCCATCAATTTTAA
- the ytaF gene encoding sporulation membrane protein YtaF, protein MSGVLTVLAIAIASNLDNAGVGIAYGVRKIHFSWWANLTISSISGLTTYIAGVTGSALTRYVPGSFAKILGAIVMMLVGIWVLLEPWREQRTQEKENANVVTQILRDPVYADFDKSSSISFKEALVLGVALSLNALAGGFDAGIVHIGVIWTAAAVALASAGLLELSAYIGEHYASRVFGKRATYIAGLLLFLVGVFQIW, encoded by the coding sequence ATGTCGGGAGTATTGACGGTTCTTGCAATTGCCATTGCGTCGAACCTTGACAACGCGGGTGTCGGGATAGCCTATGGAGTACGGAAGATACACTTTTCCTGGTGGGCGAACCTGACCATCAGCTCAATTTCGGGCTTGACGACATACATAGCCGGTGTTACAGGCTCTGCTTTGACACGCTATGTGCCAGGAAGCTTCGCAAAAATTCTCGGTGCGATAGTCATGATGCTGGTTGGTATCTGGGTACTGTTAGAGCCCTGGCGTGAACAAAGGACACAAGAGAAGGAGAATGCCAATGTCGTGACGCAAATTTTACGCGATCCCGTTTACGCAGACTTTGACAAATCCAGCAGCATCAGTTTCAAAGAAGCGCTGGTGTTAGGCGTTGCCCTTTCTCTCAATGCTTTAGCTGGCGGCTTTGATGCAGGTATCGTCCATATCGGTGTGATCTGGACTGCAGCGGCTGTTGCTCTTGCCAGCGCCGGCTTATTGGAACTGAGCGCGTATATCGGTGAACACTACGCGTCTCGCGTATTTGGGAAGCGGGCTACTTACATTGCAGGTCTACTGTTGTTTCTGGTTGGAGTATTTCAGATTTGGTAG
- a CDS encoding sigma factor G inhibitor Gin has translation MCEQPKEQGIRVCGQFICYECEREMVHTDTSEPSYQNYVLRLRRIWDAYFLPK, from the coding sequence GTGTGTGAACAGCCTAAGGAGCAAGGGATTCGCGTATGCGGGCAGTTCATCTGCTATGAATGTGAGCGGGAGATGGTGCACACAGATACGAGTGAACCGAGTTATCAAAACTATGTACTGAGATTACGCCGAATCTGGGACGCGTACTTTCTCCCGAAGTAG